The DNA sequence CGCGCTCGTACTCCATGAAGACCAGGTTCCAGATCTCCAGGAACCGCTCGGTGTTCACCGCCGGGCCGCCGCCGGACCCGAAGCCCTCGCCGCGGTCGTAGAAGATCTCGGTGTTCGGCCCGCACGGGCCCGGCCCGCTCATGGACCAGTAGTTGTCCGCCATGCCGAGGCGCTGGATGCGCTCGTCGGGCACGCCGACGCCGCGCCAGAGGCTCGGCGACATGTCGTCGTCGTGATACACGGTGATCCACAGCCGGTCCGGGTCCAGCCCGAAGCCGTCGGTGAGCAGCTCCCACGCCCACTCGATCGCCTCGCGGCGGCCGTAGTCGCCGAACGCGAAGCTGCCCAGCATCTCGAACGAGGTCGCGTGCCGGGTGGTGTGCCCGACGTTGTCGATGTCCACGGTGCGTACGCAGCGCTGCCGCGACATCAGGCGCGGATGCTCCGGCACCCGATCGCCGAGGAAGTACGGCTTGAACGGGACCATGCCCGCGCCGGTGAGCAGCAGCGACGGATCGTCGGGCACCAGGGACGCCGATGGCACCTGGTGGTGGTCGAGCCGCTGGAAGAAGTCGAGGAAGGTACGGCGGATGTCGTCGGAACGCATGATCGGCCTCGCAGTCGGAAGAGTCCGGGGCCGCGCTCGCAGAACCGGGGCACAGCCCGGCCCTCGCCGCTGAGACGTCTGGGAGCGCGATGGGAGATGGCAGGCGGACACGCCGAGCGGGGCCGAGGGGTCAGGCGAGGACGCGGTCCCCGGACTCCTGCTCGGCGCGGCTAGCTCGCCGTCCCGACATCATCTGCGCTCTTCCGATCACTCGATCCGGCCGCCGAAAGGCCGGTCCTCCCATTAGTAGCCGCAGGCCGCACCCGCGTCAACCCGTTTGGTGCGGGCCCGCGCGTGGCGCGGGCCCGCCAGGGGGTACGGCGTCAGTGGCAGCTTCCCGTGCCACTGTCGCTGTACGTCTTGCCCGACTGCGGCACGAACTGCCAGTCGTAGCTGTTCGCGTGCAGGGTGAACTTGAGCACGCCGAACGTGTTGTTGTTGCGGGCCTGGCTGTTCGGCTGGATCGTGCCGAAGCTGTACAGCCCGGCGCCGCCCATGCCCGCCACGAAGGGGCGCAGGCCGCGGGCGTTGTCGAGGGTGCCCGACGGGTTCATCGGGGCGAACCGCTCGTACTGGTGGTTGTGCCCGAACACCACGACGTCGGCGTTGTAGTCGTACAGCGCCTGGTAGAGGGGGCGGGTCGCCGTCTCCGGGGCGTGGTTGGCGCCCGAGGTGAACAGCGGGTGGTGCCAGTACGCCAGCGTGCACGGCTGGGTACTGGCGGCCAGGTCCGCGCGCAGCCAGGTCTCCTGCGCCGAGCCCGCCGACATGCTGATGTTGGAGTTCAGCGACACGACGTGCCAGCTGCCCAGGTCGTACGAGTAGTACCCGCGGCCCGACGGCCCGGCCACCGACCCGAAGTAGTTGTAGTAGCCGGTCGCGCCGGAGGTGCCGTAGTCGTGGTTGCCCGGCGCCGGACGGGTGCGCGCCTTGTGCCGGCCCCAGGTCGGGTTGTAGAGCGAGCTGAACTCCGACGCGGTGCCGCTGTCGTACACGTTGTCGCCGGTGGTGAAGACGGTGCCGGAGATGCCGTCCAGCAGCGCGGCCGTGGCGGTGTCGCCCGAGCCCGTGGTGGCGATGTCACCGGCGCCGACCAGCACCGGGTCGGCCGCCACGCCACCGCTGGCCGACGGCTGCGGCGACGGCGCGGTGCCGGTGGTGACCACGAGCTGCGGCGCGTCCGCGCCGCTCTCGCGCGAGTCCCAGTACGCCCCGTCGGAGCTGGCCGAGCTCGCCCCGATGCTGAACGTGCCGTTGCCGGAGACCAGGGCGGTGACGTCGACCTCGTACCAGCCGTTCGCCGACACCGAGCCCAGGCTGCCCAGCGTGGCCCCGTCCAGGGCCGGCTGGTTGTTCCAGGTGGTCCCGGTCTCCGACCAGGTCGTGTTCGACATGGCCTTGAACGTGCCGCCGTTGACGCTGCCGCTGTTGCCGCTGCTGTGCCGCAGCCGCAGCTTCGCGCCGGTCACCGTGCCGGCGACGCCGGAGACCGTGAACTTCAGGAACAGGCGCCGCACCGGGGAGTTGTCGACGTCGAGCTCGGTGGCGGTGCCGTAGTTGGTGTTGGCGGTGTCGCTCTGCACGTACGTGTCGGCGACCGGGGTGAACGTGGTGCTCG is a window from the Catellatospora sp. TT07R-123 genome containing:
- a CDS encoding DNRLRE domain-containing protein is translated as MGTRHLRAATTAGTAFTLIVAAVAVVLTASANTAAAASTTFTPVADTYVQSDTANTNYGTATELDVDNSPVRRLFLKFTVSGVAGTVTGAKLRLRHSSGNSGSVNGGTFKAMSNTTWSETGTTWNNQPALDGATLGSLGSVSANGWYEVDVTALVSGNGTFSIGASSASSDGAYWDSRESGADAPQLVVTTGTAPSPQPSASGGVAADPVLVGAGDIATTGSGDTATAALLDGISGTVFTTGDNVYDSGTASEFSSLYNPTWGRHKARTRPAPGNHDYGTSGATGYYNYFGSVAGPSGRGYYSYDLGSWHVVSLNSNISMSAGSAQETWLRADLAASTQPCTLAYWHHPLFTSGANHAPETATRPLYQALYDYNADVVVFGHNHQYERFAPMNPSGTLDNARGLRPFVAGMGGAGLYSFGTIQPNSQARNNNTFGVLKFTLHANSYDWQFVPQSGKTYSDSGTGSCH